The following are from one region of the Rhodopirellula sp. P2 genome:
- a CDS encoding sulfatase/phosphatase domain-containing protein, translating into MNQPLVSRHVPRRTPRHVAFALIASALLGGILPLASSADEPAKAKRPNIVFVFSDDHALQAIGAYGSKINQTPNLDRIANEGAVFHNSFCANSICGPSRACILTGKHSHINGFLRNGNRFDGSQVTFPKLLQDVGYQTALIGKWHLGTDPVGFNHWEILPGQGNYYNPDFIQMDGSRKRYTGYVTDIITENTLNWLQNDRDKDQPFVLMCQHKAPHRNWSPPPRHFDLYKGVDVAEPETLFDDYSGRSKLLHESEMSLENHFYWGHDMKFHGESLFPEQFLPRLGNAEYRRMNDEQKAAWDAAYEPENQKFIADMKAGKLSSKDITKWKYQRYIKDYLGTVQAVDDSVGEVLAYLDESGLAENTIVIYSSDQGFYLGEHGWYDKRWMFEESLRMPFLIRWPGVIEPGTESTAPIQNIDYAPTFLEAAGAEIPEAIQGRSMVSMMKDGCRASSTWRDAVYYAYYENAAVHMVPVHDGVRTERYKLMFFPRSREWNLFDLETDPTEMKSVHDDPAYADILAGLKKRYVDLRDLYDVNTAVIPATRGDEPGWQKRNMAMSKLAKTAKPKLAFIGDSITQGWEGRGKQVWEDNYAELDTINLGIGGDRTEHIIWRLTHGNLGKIQPEVAVLMIGTNNTGHFMQDPTQIAEGVQEILSILQEKLPNTKIVLQAILPRGKTKMDLMRLNNIAVNDRIAKMADGENIVYVDLGDHFLNEDGTIDPAIMPDHLHLSEKGYEIWADALAPTLQSLGL; encoded by the coding sequence ATGAATCAACCCCTGGTTTCTCGCCACGTTCCCCGCAGGACACCGCGCCACGTCGCGTTCGCCCTCATCGCATCCGCGTTGCTCGGCGGCATTCTGCCCCTTGCAAGCTCGGCCGATGAACCCGCCAAAGCCAAGCGGCCCAACATCGTCTTTGTGTTTTCCGATGACCATGCGTTGCAAGCCATCGGCGCGTATGGATCCAAAATCAATCAAACGCCGAATCTGGATCGAATCGCCAATGAAGGCGCGGTTTTTCACAACTCATTCTGTGCCAATTCGATCTGTGGTCCATCACGGGCCTGCATCCTGACGGGCAAGCACAGCCACATCAACGGTTTCCTTCGCAACGGCAATCGCTTCGATGGATCGCAAGTCACGTTTCCGAAATTGCTGCAAGACGTTGGCTACCAAACCGCACTGATCGGCAAGTGGCACTTGGGCACCGATCCGGTGGGGTTCAATCACTGGGAAATCCTTCCCGGACAAGGCAACTACTACAACCCCGACTTCATCCAAATGGATGGATCACGCAAGCGGTACACCGGTTACGTCACGGACATCATCACCGAGAACACGCTGAACTGGTTGCAGAACGATCGCGACAAAGACCAACCGTTCGTGTTGATGTGCCAGCACAAGGCTCCTCACCGAAACTGGTCGCCTCCACCACGTCACTTCGACTTGTACAAAGGCGTCGACGTGGCCGAACCGGAAACCTTGTTCGATGATTACTCGGGCCGCTCAAAACTGCTGCACGAAAGCGAAATGTCCCTGGAAAACCATTTCTATTGGGGCCACGACATGAAGTTCCATGGCGAGAGCTTGTTCCCCGAACAGTTCTTGCCGCGTCTGGGCAACGCCGAATATCGCCGCATGAACGACGAACAAAAAGCTGCGTGGGACGCCGCTTACGAACCCGAAAACCAAAAGTTCATCGCCGACATGAAGGCTGGCAAACTGTCCAGCAAAGACATCACCAAATGGAAGTACCAACGCTACATCAAGGATTATCTGGGTACCGTGCAAGCGGTGGACGACAGTGTCGGCGAAGTGCTTGCCTACCTCGATGAATCAGGGCTCGCCGAAAACACGATTGTGATCTACAGCAGCGACCAAGGGTTCTATCTCGGCGAACACGGCTGGTACGACAAACGTTGGATGTTCGAAGAATCGCTTCGCATGCCGTTCCTGATTCGCTGGCCCGGTGTGATCGAACCCGGCACCGAAAGCACCGCTCCGATCCAAAACATCGACTACGCTCCCACGTTCCTGGAAGCTGCCGGGGCAGAAATCCCCGAGGCCATTCAGGGACGCAGCATGGTCTCGATGATGAAAGACGGCTGCCGAGCTTCGTCGACTTGGCGAGACGCGGTGTACTACGCCTACTACGAGAACGCGGCCGTCCACATGGTCCCCGTTCATGATGGCGTGCGCACCGAACGCTACAAGCTGATGTTTTTCCCGCGAAGCCGCGAGTGGAACCTGTTTGATCTAGAAACGGATCCTACGGAGATGAAGTCGGTCCACGATGATCCCGCTTACGCTGACATTTTGGCCGGCTTGAAAAAACGTTACGTCGACCTGCGTGATTTGTATGACGTCAACACCGCCGTCATCCCCGCCACGCGTGGCGACGAACCAGGCTGGCAAAAACGCAACATGGCGATGTCCAAGCTGGCAAAGACCGCCAAACCCAAACTGGCCTTCATCGGTGATTCGATCACCCAAGGCTGGGAAGGCCGCGGCAAGCAGGTCTGGGAGGACAACTACGCTGAGCTGGACACCATCAACTTGGGCATCGGCGGCGATCGCACCGAGCACATCATTTGGCGTTTGACCCACGGCAACCTCGGCAAGATCCAACCCGAAGTCGCTGTGTTGATGATCGGCACTAATAACACCGGTCACTTCATGCAGGACCCAACCCAAATCGCGGAAGGTGTGCAGGAGATCTTGTCGATCTTGCAAGAGAAATTGCCGAACACCAAGATCGTGTTGCAAGCCATCCTGCCGCGAGGCAAAACCAAGATGGACTTGATGCGACTGAACAACATCGCCGTCAACGATCGGATCGCGAAGATGGCGGATGGCGAGAACATCGTTTACGTCGACTTGGGCGATCACTTCCTCAACGAAGACGGCACGATCGATCCCGCGATCATGCCCGATCACTTGCACCTGTCCGAAAAGGGGTACGAGATCTGGGCCGACGCCTTGGCACCGACGCTCCAGTCGCTGGGCCTCTAA
- a CDS encoding YkgJ family cysteine cluster protein: MPTASKLPVATPPSVTGRRRSDFPADANLCDHCTAKCCHYFALPIDEPVTRKDFDFMRWYLLHDRATVFVDEDTWYLLVHTTCKHLQDDHRCGIYETRPQICREYTTKECEFEDDWCYEKYFETPEQIDEYADALFGPQFPEGADRDIDSIRSRRPTGLPVVG, translated from the coding sequence ATGCCCACCGCATCCAAGTTGCCCGTCGCCACGCCGCCCTCGGTCACTGGCCGTCGCCGATCCGATTTTCCCGCCGATGCAAATTTGTGCGATCATTGCACAGCCAAGTGCTGTCATTACTTCGCGCTGCCAATCGACGAACCGGTGACGCGTAAAGATTTTGACTTCATGCGGTGGTATTTGCTGCACGATCGAGCCACCGTGTTTGTGGACGAGGACACCTGGTACTTGCTGGTTCACACGACTTGCAAGCACTTGCAAGACGATCATCGATGCGGCATCTACGAAACCCGGCCTCAGATTTGTCGTGAGTACACCACGAAGGAATGTGAGTTCGAGGACGACTGGTGCTACGAGAAGTACTTCGAAACGCCGGAACAAATCGACGAGTACGCCGACGCCTTGTTTGGCCCGCAGTTTCCGGAAGGAGCCGACCGGGACATTGACTCGATCCGCAGTCGACGGCCGACGGGACTTCCTGTCGTTGGGTAG
- the rpsU gene encoding 30S ribosomal protein S21, which yields MVKLLVRDRETIQEAVRRFRKLVERSGIKKEMRRREFYEKPSETNRRARLRAERRNKRTRMLSR from the coding sequence ATGGTAAAGTTATTGGTGCGTGATCGGGAAACGATTCAGGAGGCAGTCCGCCGGTTTAGAAAATTGGTCGAGCGAAGCGGTATCAAAAAAGAGATGCGTCGCCGCGAGTTCTACGAAAAGCCCAGCGAAACCAATCGCCGCGCCCGCCTGCGTGCCGAACGCCGCAACAAACGCACCCGCATGTTGTCCCGCTGA
- the hisS gene encoding histidine--tRNA ligase produces MIQPRTLKGFRDYLPAVMIPREQLMQTAREVFRSFGFAPIDTPTLEHLDILTGKGSDETDRQLYSFEDNGGRAVGMRFDLTVPLARFAAQHIGTLGTPFKRYHIAPVWRGEKPQEGRYREFVQCDFDTIGTTSELADIEAVCVIDALLRAIGIDAFTISINNRAILTGLLESLGLGDKTTPVLRSLDKLGKIGREKTANEMIESAGVTAEQADAVLRLAECDGDAESILASLPEITGGNETAAAGIERLTQIYRGALASGVSPDRLKIDVSIARGLDYYTGVIFETTLDDLPGIGSVCSGGRYDNLAGLYTKQHLPGIGASLGLDRLLAALESLGRLSGVSKPCAVFVPFFDKGHRDDYLKLATQLRTAGIGVEVYPEPKKLGQQLKYADSQGFAVAIVAGGNEWEAGTVQVKTLATKESQDVAYSHDSPNALIEAIQAVTS; encoded by the coding sequence ATGATTCAACCTCGCACGCTGAAGGGATTTCGCGATTACTTGCCCGCCGTGATGATCCCGCGGGAACAATTGATGCAAACCGCTCGCGAAGTGTTTCGCAGTTTCGGGTTCGCTCCGATCGACACGCCGACGCTCGAACACCTGGACATTCTGACAGGCAAAGGCAGCGATGAAACCGATCGCCAGCTCTATTCGTTTGAAGACAACGGCGGTCGTGCGGTGGGGATGCGATTTGACTTGACGGTGCCGTTGGCTCGCTTCGCCGCTCAGCACATCGGCACCTTGGGAACCCCGTTCAAGCGTTATCACATCGCTCCGGTTTGGCGCGGTGAGAAACCGCAAGAAGGCCGCTACCGCGAATTTGTGCAGTGTGACTTTGACACGATCGGCACCACGTCGGAACTCGCTGACATCGAAGCGGTTTGCGTGATCGATGCGTTGCTGCGAGCGATCGGGATCGACGCGTTCACGATCAGCATCAACAACCGGGCGATCTTGACCGGGTTGCTGGAATCGTTGGGCCTGGGTGACAAGACGACTCCGGTGCTGCGAAGTCTCGACAAGCTTGGAAAGATCGGCCGTGAAAAGACAGCCAATGAGATGATTGAGTCGGCGGGGGTGACGGCCGAACAAGCCGACGCGGTGTTGCGATTGGCAGAATGCGATGGCGACGCGGAATCCATTTTGGCATCGTTGCCCGAGATCACGGGCGGCAACGAAACCGCCGCCGCAGGCATTGAACGATTGACCCAGATCTATCGCGGTGCCTTGGCATCGGGGGTCAGCCCGGACCGTTTGAAAATCGATGTCTCGATCGCTCGCGGGTTGGATTACTACACCGGGGTGATCTTCGAAACGACGCTGGATGACCTGCCTGGCATCGGCAGCGTTTGCAGCGGCGGACGCTATGACAACCTGGCGGGACTGTACACCAAGCAACATCTGCCCGGCATCGGTGCGTCGCTTGGTTTGGACCGCTTGCTCGCCGCACTGGAAAGCTTGGGCCGATTGTCAGGTGTGAGCAAGCCGTGTGCTGTGTTCGTTCCGTTCTTCGACAAGGGGCACCGCGACGATTACTTGAAGTTGGCGACGCAGCTTCGCACGGCGGGGATCGGCGTCGAGGTTTACCCGGAGCCCAAGAAGCTTGGTCAACAACTCAAGTACGCGGACTCGCAAGGATTCGCCGTCGCCATCGTCGCGGGCGGCAATGAATGGGAGGCCGGCACGGTGCAAGTCAAAACGCTCGCAACGAAAGAGTCACAAGATGTGGCGTACTCGCATGATTCGCCAAACGCGTTGATCGAGGCAATTCAGGCGGTGACTTCGTAG
- a CDS encoding carboxypeptidase-like regulatory domain-containing protein: MIVLYSAIKQAAALALVGCLALTLATSTGCGSSDNADYASIGLVPITGTVTLDGQPLEGAVVMFEAPDTTFSYGTTNADGNYEIKFNSEVMGVPPGDKIVRISTTASTGEVDTEGADDDDDDAAARRKKKKKRNPNEQVPEAYNEDSQLQATVSDSQTVFDFALKSDGSPL; this comes from the coding sequence ATGATCGTTCTGTACTCAGCAATCAAGCAAGCAGCCGCTCTAGCCCTGGTCGGTTGCCTCGCACTCACCTTGGCAACCAGCACCGGCTGTGGATCAAGTGACAACGCGGATTATGCCTCCATTGGACTGGTTCCGATCACGGGCACAGTCACTCTGGACGGGCAACCTCTCGAAGGCGCCGTCGTGATGTTCGAGGCCCCGGACACGACGTTTTCCTATGGCACCACCAACGCCGATGGCAACTATGAAATCAAATTCAACAGCGAAGTGATGGGTGTTCCACCCGGAGACAAAATAGTGCGAATCAGCACCACCGCGTCGACCGGTGAAGTGGACACCGAAGGCGCTGATGATGATGACGACGACGCAGCTGCTCGACGCAAAAAGAAGAAAAAACGCAATCCCAACGAACAGGTTCCCGAAGCCTACAACGAGGATTCACAGCTCCAAGCCACCGTCAGTGACAGCCAAACGGTGTTCGACTTCGCCCTGAAGTCCGACGGCTCGCCTCTTTGA
- a CDS encoding patatin-like phospholipase family protein, whose amino-acid sequence MKIALAFSGGGVRATVFHLGVLARLAREDLLGHVRMISSVSGGSLAAGLVFATTNHRWPSSEEYLHEVVPKILRLLTTQNLQRSYVIKSLMFPWQILSGRAAVLGDELERRWQIHGDLSDLPESPRWLINATCYQTGKNWRFQRDLMGDYQTKYIVDPKFRLSHALAASAAVPGLIGPLIVKAKHHRWQEMRNDEWHSIPAKYKRLHLWDGGVYDNLGVEALFKPGTGLVDGTDFLIVCDASRPLGSESRRSKWRPGYLKASMRLVDVATDQVRSLRARMLIDHFKKNPGSGAYLRLGLKSKRSTLRAHQPSDGSASTSGIRESHWTEQPSLTDDEVDRVSRIETTLRRLNHQEFSLLFRHGYEVANGTLARYGGESLDRIPRSRVLLRAA is encoded by the coding sequence ATGAAAATCGCCCTGGCTTTCTCCGGTGGTGGCGTTCGTGCCACTGTGTTTCACCTGGGCGTGTTGGCGCGACTCGCGCGAGAAGACCTGTTGGGACATGTCCGGATGATCTCCAGCGTTTCCGGTGGCAGCCTCGCGGCAGGATTGGTGTTCGCCACGACCAACCATCGTTGGCCCAGCAGCGAAGAATACTTGCACGAAGTCGTTCCAAAAATCCTGCGTCTGCTGACCACCCAGAACCTGCAGCGATCCTACGTGATCAAGTCGTTGATGTTCCCCTGGCAAATTCTCAGTGGTCGTGCTGCAGTCTTGGGGGACGAGCTGGAACGCCGCTGGCAAATCCACGGTGATTTGTCCGACCTGCCTGAATCACCTCGCTGGCTGATCAACGCGACTTGCTATCAAACGGGAAAGAACTGGCGGTTTCAGCGTGATTTGATGGGCGACTACCAAACCAAGTACATCGTGGATCCCAAGTTTCGACTTTCGCACGCACTGGCCGCCTCGGCTGCCGTGCCAGGTTTGATCGGCCCGTTGATTGTGAAAGCCAAGCACCATCGCTGGCAGGAGATGCGGAACGATGAATGGCACTCCATCCCTGCCAAGTACAAGCGGCTGCACCTTTGGGATGGCGGCGTGTATGACAACCTCGGTGTGGAAGCCTTGTTCAAGCCCGGCACTGGTTTGGTCGACGGCACCGACTTTCTGATCGTCTGCGATGCCTCGCGACCACTGGGGAGTGAATCACGGCGGTCCAAGTGGCGTCCCGGGTACCTGAAAGCCTCGATGCGACTGGTCGACGTGGCCACCGATCAAGTCCGCAGTCTCCGTGCCCGGATGTTGATCGACCACTTCAAGAAAAACCCCGGCAGCGGCGCGTACTTGCGACTCGGCCTGAAGAGCAAGCGATCCACACTGCGGGCCCACCAGCCCTCGGATGGCTCTGCCAGCACTTCCGGAATTCGCGAATCCCACTGGACCGAGCAGCCCTCGCTCACGGACGACGAAGTCGATCGCGTCTCCAGGATTGAGACGACGCTTCGCCGATTGAATCATCAAGAGTTCAGTCTGTTGTTTCGGCATGGCTACGAAGTCGCCAACGGAACGCTGGCTCGCTACGGCGGCGAATCGCTTGACCGAATCCCCCGCAGTCGCGTTCTCTTGCGGGCCGCGTGA
- a CDS encoding formyltransferase family protein, whose amino-acid sequence MEVVITALGPDHSGLADPIIHHVTARGARISEIQMYDHDEEELFAMLCRLQFDAGSDPQQLLTQLQNEMKQIGEHTGLSIRAWSPDARSSRPRLAVACTYVEHTPRAVLEAVASGQIAAEVPVIISNRQKLGFLADEFHSDFRMIGDGTGAVDDAALLATLDEYDIDYLILARYMRILPADACWQFAGGRIINLHHGLLPGFPGFRPYHDAHNARMLTFGATCHFIIPELDAGNQTINQRTFSVVPGTPLDEIIAQGESENEPACLVEGLRRVIDREVHLHFHRVVPRKDVVTEARKAR is encoded by the coding sequence ATGGAAGTCGTCATCACCGCCTTGGGACCGGATCACTCCGGTTTGGCAGATCCGATCATTCACCACGTCACCGCACGAGGGGCTCGGATTTCCGAAATCCAGATGTATGACCACGACGAGGAAGAACTTTTCGCGATGCTCTGTCGCCTGCAGTTCGACGCCGGTTCCGATCCGCAGCAATTGCTCACACAGTTGCAGAACGAGATGAAACAAATCGGCGAACACACCGGATTGTCGATCCGGGCCTGGAGCCCCGATGCTCGTTCGAGTCGCCCGCGACTGGCCGTGGCGTGTACGTATGTCGAGCACACCCCACGAGCAGTTCTGGAGGCAGTTGCCTCCGGCCAGATCGCCGCCGAAGTTCCTGTGATCATTTCGAATCGCCAAAAACTGGGCTTCCTCGCGGACGAGTTCCACTCCGATTTCCGGATGATCGGCGATGGCACGGGAGCGGTCGATGACGCCGCACTTCTGGCCACGCTGGACGAATACGACATCGATTACCTGATTCTGGCTCGCTACATGCGAATCCTGCCCGCCGACGCCTGCTGGCAATTCGCAGGCGGACGGATCATCAATCTTCACCACGGGCTGCTGCCTGGTTTCCCGGGATTCCGCCCCTACCACGACGCTCACAACGCTCGGATGCTGACCTTTGGTGCCACCTGCCACTTCATCATTCCCGAACTGGATGCCGGCAATCAAACGATCAACCAGCGAACTTTTTCAGTCGTCCCAGGCACTCCGCTGGACGAAATCATCGCTCAAGGCGAATCCGAGAATGAACCGGCGTGTTTGGTCGAAGGCTTGCGCCGCGTGATCGATCGCGAAGTCCACCTGCACTTTCACCGCGTCGTGCCCCGCAAGGATGTGGTGACCGAGGCCAGAAAAGCGCGGTAG
- a CDS encoding YaiI/YqxD family protein has protein sequence MKIWIDADAAPRDVKDVVFRAAKRLDVVTILVANAPVGVPANATTVRSVVVREGADQADRYIVNHGEKGDLAVTADLPLAGMLVEKGLFVIDPRGEEYSPATITSRLSMRNFMDDLRGAGVETGGSAPYGPKDKKAFASTFDRLLTKALRRAQASSE, from the coding sequence GTGAAAATTTGGATCGATGCGGATGCCGCACCGCGAGACGTGAAAGACGTTGTGTTCCGTGCCGCAAAACGTTTGGATGTGGTAACGATTTTGGTCGCGAATGCACCTGTTGGAGTGCCCGCCAACGCGACGACCGTTCGGTCCGTGGTGGTCCGCGAGGGAGCCGATCAAGCGGATCGGTACATCGTCAACCACGGCGAGAAGGGGGATTTGGCTGTCACGGCGGATTTGCCATTGGCGGGAATGCTGGTGGAAAAGGGTTTGTTCGTGATCGATCCACGCGGCGAAGAGTATTCTCCCGCGACCATCACCAGTCGCCTTTCGATGCGGAATTTCATGGATGATCTTCGCGGTGCGGGCGTCGAAACCGGCGGCAGCGCTCCCTATGGCCCCAAGGACAAAAAGGCGTTTGCTTCAACCTTCGATCGGTTGCTCACCAAGGCTCTGCGGAGGGCTCAAGCGTCCTCGGAGTGA
- a CDS encoding 3-keto-disaccharide hydrolase, with translation MTCSKQLCRNFLLPEAVFWIASVLACSLASAADSTVTAASPSGAGAQAKQADGLQGFVELFDGKSFDGWEHSGNWRIENGAFFRAADGGPLTYKRKSVPDDFELRFDWKVSKACNSGVYYRPGQVEYQVLDNVDSPYGENPRQAAASLFFCMAPSRDATRPVGEWNRGRVVCKGTVIQHWLNGQKVLDFDYTDPKWGEMVKLLAIRGGDLTGRGGELWLQDHGQPVWYRNLRWREIPSGETLRPSLDFQPMSIPPAALAKEQQRVQAMLEAAESR, from the coding sequence GTGACGTGCTCGAAGCAACTCTGTCGGAACTTCCTGTTGCCCGAAGCGGTGTTCTGGATTGCGAGCGTCTTGGCGTGCTCGCTTGCGAGCGCCGCGGACAGCACTGTCACTGCGGCATCTCCTTCGGGGGCGGGTGCCCAGGCCAAGCAAGCCGATGGCCTCCAGGGCTTTGTTGAGCTGTTTGATGGCAAATCGTTCGACGGTTGGGAGCACAGTGGCAACTGGCGAATCGAAAACGGGGCGTTCTTTCGCGCCGCCGACGGTGGGCCACTCACTTACAAACGCAAATCCGTTCCGGATGACTTCGAGCTTCGGTTCGATTGGAAAGTTTCCAAGGCTTGCAACAGCGGCGTCTATTACCGGCCCGGTCAGGTCGAATATCAAGTGCTTGACAACGTGGACAGCCCCTACGGAGAGAATCCACGGCAAGCGGCAGCTTCATTGTTCTTCTGCATGGCGCCTTCCAGGGATGCAACGCGTCCCGTGGGCGAGTGGAATCGAGGGAGGGTGGTTTGCAAAGGAACTGTGATTCAGCATTGGCTCAACGGTCAAAAGGTTTTGGACTTTGACTACACGGATCCAAAGTGGGGCGAGATGGTGAAGTTGTTGGCGATCCGGGGTGGCGATCTCACTGGTCGTGGAGGCGAGCTTTGGCTTCAGGATCATGGTCAGCCGGTTTGGTATCGCAATCTACGTTGGCGAGAAATTCCAAGTGGGGAGACCCTTCGCCCATCGCTCGATTTCCAGCCGATGTCAATTCCGCCAGCAGCACTGGCGAAGGAGCAGCAACGCGTGCAGGCAATGCTCGAAGCTGCAGAGTCCAGGTGA